The proteins below come from a single Halothiobacillus neapolitanus c2 genomic window:
- a CDS encoding isopenicillin N synthase family dioxygenase: protein MAHTHFRSIPLIDISGLYDDSLVERQRVADELGRAAHDVGFLQITGHGISRSLRDGLIRQARRFFERPLHEKMRFYIGQSSNHSGYVPEGEEQFAGGGKDLKEAYDVNYNYTEAAQIYPLLGPTQWPDSADFRLEVGAYYRAALALGDTLFRGFALALGLAEETFAKITRHPTSQLRLIHYPLDPDPVADRPGIGAHTDYECFTILLPTAEGLQVLNGNGQWIDVPLVEDAFVINIGDMLEVLSNGHFVATSHRVRKVSEERFAFPLFCACDYTTRIAPIAGLPPRGERRYEPINCGDHLFAQTAQTFRYLRERLEDGSLQLPDGAAGLSSFGHGYRAEKA, encoded by the coding sequence ATGGCGCATACCCATTTCAGATCCATTCCTCTAATCGATATATCCGGGTTATATGACGATAGCCTGGTCGAACGCCAACGCGTTGCCGATGAGCTGGGCCGAGCGGCACACGATGTCGGCTTCCTGCAGATTACCGGGCACGGCATTTCCCGCTCGTTACGCGATGGATTGATCCGACAGGCGCGCAGATTTTTCGAGCGCCCGCTGCACGAGAAGATGCGCTTCTACATCGGCCAGTCGAGTAACCACAGTGGTTATGTGCCGGAAGGCGAGGAACAGTTCGCGGGCGGCGGCAAGGATCTCAAGGAAGCTTATGATGTCAATTACAACTACACAGAGGCAGCACAGATCTATCCGCTGCTGGGCCCGACTCAATGGCCTGATTCGGCGGATTTCAGGCTAGAGGTGGGTGCCTATTACCGCGCGGCGCTGGCGCTGGGCGACACGCTGTTTCGTGGTTTTGCCCTGGCGCTGGGATTGGCGGAGGAGACCTTCGCCAAGATCACCCGTCACCCCACCAGCCAGTTGCGACTGATCCACTACCCGCTCGACCCTGATCCGGTGGCGGACCGTCCCGGTATTGGCGCGCACACCGACTATGAGTGCTTCACCATTCTTTTACCCACAGCTGAGGGGCTTCAGGTACTCAATGGGAATGGTCAATGGATCGATGTGCCACTGGTGGAAGATGCCTTCGTGATCAACATCGGCGACATGCTCGAAGTGCTCAGCAACGGCCATTTCGTGGCTACCTCGCATCGCGTACGCAAGGTCAGCGAGGAGCGCTTCGCCTTCCCACTATTCTGCGCCTGTGACTACACGACTCGTATTGCTCCGATAGCCGGACTTCCCCCGCGCGGTGAGCGCCGATACGAGCCGATCAACTGTGGCGACCACCTGTTCGCCCAGACCGCGCAGACCTTCCGTTATCTGCGCGAGCGGTTGGAGGATGGTTCGCTGCAACTGCCCGATGGCGCGGCAGGCTTGTCCAGTTTCGGTCATGGATACCGTGCGGAGAAGGCATGA